Proteins encoded within one genomic window of Humulus lupulus chromosome 1, drHumLupu1.1, whole genome shotgun sequence:
- the LOC133797915 gene encoding uncharacterized protein LOC133797915: MSVFGGDSWGKEAQFRKRRVEDLLVESPDGSSFKKLSNGKFACLVCPHSPILDSPLMFPTHCKGSKHQAAESRLKEREATRTNDINKKKRIDLAECPSRGNLLSETARNLSARERRSGKIYMQTNSVTERKNINQNQHETKLGGSVSQALTVETTSDSHLDIGVSSFPNAALASKEAVEQWCLDYRERKERELKFTAAGWKRDCHGKWYKDESAEFDSDEEDPNVCLG; the protein is encoded by the exons ATGAGCGTGTTCGGGGGTGATAGCTGGGGGAAAGAAGCGCAGTTCCGGAAGAGGCGAGTAGAGGATCTGCTGGTGGAATCCCCCGATGGCTCTTCATTCAAGAAGCTCTCTAACGGAAAATTTGCTTGCCTCGTCTGCCCCCACTCTCCTATCCTCGATTCCCCCCTCATGTTCCCT ACGCATTGCAAGGGATCAAAGCACCAAGCTGCAGAGTCTAGGCTAAAGGAAAGAGAAGCGACCAGAACAAATGATATTAATAAGAAAAAGAGAATAGACTTAGCAGAGTGCCCTTCTCGTG GAAATTTGTTGAGTGAAACGGCGAGGAACTTATCTGCTCGAGAAAGACGCAGTGGGAAAATTTATATGCAGACTAATTCTGTAACCGAAAGgaaaaacataaaccaaaaccAACATGAGACCAAATTGGGTGGGAGTGTGAGTCAGGCTCTTACTGTTGAAACTACTAGCGATTCTCATTTGGATATTGGTGTTAGCTCATTTCCTAATGCAGCACTAGCGTCTAAAGAGGCTGTGGAACAGTGGTGTTTAGATTACCGAGAGCGCAAAGAGAGAGAGCTCAAGTTTACGGCTGCTGGGTGGAAACGAGATTGTCATGGGAAGTGGTACAAAGATGAGAGT GCTGAATTTGACTCTGATGAAGAGGACCCGAATGTCTGTCTTGGCTGA